DNA sequence from the Verrucomicrobiia bacterium genome:
CTTTTGCAGCATCAGCCACATCGCCTCGACATACTCCTTCGCGTAGCCCCAGTCCCGCTTGGCATCCAGGTTGCCCAGAAACAATTTCTTTTCCAGACCTGCCTTGATATGCGCCACCGCCCGCGTGATCTTGCGCGTCACAAACGTCTCTCCGCGCCGGGGTGATTCATGATTGAACAAAATGCCGTTGTTGGCGTGCAGCCCGTAGGACTCGCGGTAATTGACCGTTATCCAATAAGAAAACAGCTTCGCGCAGCCGTAGGGGCTGCGCGGATAAAAAGCCGTCTTCTCGGTTTGCGGCACCTCGCGCGCCATGCCGAACATCTCGCTCGATGAGGCCTGATAAAACCGCGGGCGAATGCCCGTCTCGCGTATGGCCTCCAGCAGCCTTACCGTGCCGGTGGCGGTGATGTCCGACGTGTACTCCGGGCTGTCGAAACTCACGCGCACATGGCTCTGGGCCGCCAGGTTATAGACCTCCTCCGGTTGAATCTTGCCAATCAAGCGCGCCACGCCGCTGGCGTCGCTCAGGTCACCGTAATGCAGGAACAGCCGGCTGCGACCCGAATGGGGGTCCTGGTAAATGGGCTCCAGGCGGCCTGTGTTGAACGTGCTGGCGCGGCGGATAATGCCATGGACCTCATAGCCTTTGCCCAGCAGCAACTCGGCCAGATACGACCCATCCTGCCCGGTGATGCCGGTTATTAACGCCTTTTTGGCCATGGCCAGTAGCTTTAGCAAGCCCCTCTCCCAACACAAGCCCGCAAATGCCTGAACGTGCAAACCGGGTTTTAAGGCACCCCTCCTTTGCGTTCTTTGCACTCTCTTGCGGCTGATAATTACCCCCTCTGTGCGGCTTTGCGCTTGCCACGACCTTTCCCCCTCTTACATTCCTCTGATGGAACAGTCGCAATTGCTCCAATACCTTCCGGTGTTGATGCTCGGGGTGCTGGCCGTCCTCTTTTCGGCGGGGATGCTTGTGGGCTCCGTTATTCTGGGCAAAAAGGGCAAGCGCCCTCCCATCAAAGACACCCCCTACGAATGCGGCATGCTCCCCGTCGGCCCTGGCAACACCCGGCTTTCCATCCGCTTTTATCTTGTCGCCATGCTCTTCATCCTCTTCGACATCGAAGTGGTCTTCCTCTATCCCTGGGCTGTCATTTACAAACAGATGCTCACGGAAAATCCCGGTGTCATCCTCGGCTCGATGCTCTCCTTCCTGGGCATCCTTTTCGTGGGCTACCTCTACGCCCTCAAAAAGGGCGCCTTCGATTGGAAGCACTGAAGGCGCCGCAAAGGGGCGATCATTCGCGGCGAAAGAACGCAAAGATCGCAAAGAAGTTGAGGGTAATCGCTCAGCCCCTTCCAAGGCCCAAGGCGCATAACGCGGTCCCCAGAGGGTTTTCCCTTCTCCCTTCTCTTTGCGTTCTATGAGTTCTTTTGCGGCATCTCCCCCCAAAATACACGGGTTTCCACCCACTTAACTCCTTCCCATTCTGGTTTATAGCAGAGCGGTTATGACGAATAAATACGTGATCAAATGGAAATCGAAAGTCAACGGACGCGCCGGCAAGGGCACCAAACTTTTCGATCTTGAACAAGCCACCCAACTCGTCGAGGAACTCAACACCGAATACCCCGACATCGACCATGAACTCCTGGCCGCTGGACCCCAACACGGCGCCGCACCCTTCCCGACGGAACCTCGGTACGAGGCACCCACACCCAACCCTGAGCAACCAAACCCTATCCACGTCCTCTCGTTTCGCCAGTAATCCGCCCTTCTTTCCTCATCCTGGCCCTTCATAATTGCCCGCCCTTGGTGTAGATTAGCTCTGCATGGATTTGCAGGAAGTCTCCAGAAGTTTCCAAACTCTCTGGGAGAACAAACCAGCCGCGATCATCTTGCTCGCCCTCGGTTTCGTGGTCTTCCTGTTCCTTGTCGTGGACACCTGGCGTCACAGGCGCCATCGCAAAAGACAACGCCCCACCGCTCAGAGGCAAAATTGGCGACCCTAAGGGGAATCGAACCCCTGCTACCGCCGTGAAAGGGCGGTGTCCTAACCGCTAGACGATAGGGTCGTTTGAGCGCCCGAAATATAATCCTCAGCCGCTTTCTGTCACGTAAATAGTATCCTGTTGCTTTATCAGCCTGCTTTGTCTTAGGTTTCACGCGGCTTAGACATGAAGATATTCATCGATGGCAAGTATTTTAACGAAGCGGACGCCCGCGTCTCCGTCTTCGACCACGGCCTGCTTTACGGCGACGGCGTCTTCGAGGGCATCCGCGCCTATAATGGCCGCGTCTTCCAGCTCAATGAGCACATCGACCGCCTGTTCGCCTCCGCCAAGGCCATTTTACTCGGCATCCCCATGTCCCACGCCGCCCTCATGCAAGCCGTCATCGAGACCTGCCGGCGCAACAAACTCCGCGACGGGTATATCCGCCTGGTCGTCACCCGCGGCTGCGGCACCCTCGGCCTTAACCCGAACCGTTGCAAAAATCCCTCCGTCATCATCATTGCGGGCAAGATTCAGCTCTACCCGCCCGAGCTTTACGAAAAGGGAATGGCCATTGTCACCGTCCCGACGGTGCGCAATCTGCACAGCGCCTTGAATCCCGCCATCAAATCGCTGAATTACCTCAACAACATCCTCGCCAAAATCGAGGCCAACAACGCCGGTTGTGAAGAGGCCCTCCTCCTCAATGCCGAGGGCTTTGTCGCCGAATGCACGGCTGATAATATCTTCATTATCAAAAACGGCGCCTTGCTCACCCCGCCCCTTTCCGCCGGCGCTCTCTACGGCATCACCCGCCGCATTGTGCTCGATATCGCCGAACAGTCCGGCCTCAAAATCGGCGAACCCAACCTCACCCGCTACGACCTCTTTAACGCCGATGAGTGCTTCCTGACCGGCACCGGCGCCGAAGTCCTGCCCATCGTTAAAATCGATGGCCGCCCGATCGGTCCCGGCAAACCCGGCCCCATCACCGCCCGCCTGGTGGCCCAATACCATGCCTTGACGAAAGTCTCCGGCGAGCCGATATACGAGTAGAGATTTTATGTTGTGCTGCATCTGCAAGGAAAAAGAAGCCAAGGTCCACCTGACCCAGATCGCCGAAGGCAAAATGCAAAAGGTGGACCTGTGCGAAGAGTGCGCCAAGACCAAGGGCGTCAACGACCCCACCGGGTTCTCGTTGGCCGACCTGCTCCTGGGCCTGGGCGCCGCGCAGGAAATCGAACAGGCCGCCGGGGGCGCCGAACTCAAATGCCCTCGCTGCGGCTTCACCCAGGCTGACTTTAAAAAGGCTGGCCGCCTGGGCTGTCCCGAGTGCTACAAGACCTTCGCCGAACCTTTGGAAGCCCTCCTCAAAAGCATGCACAAGGGCACCCGCCATACGGGCAAAATCCCTGAATCCTTCCGCCACACCCGCGACCTCTCCGACCGCGTCCGGCTCCTGGAAAAACGCCTCAACAAGGCCATCCAGGACGAAGACTTCGAGGAAGCCGCCATCTTGCGCGATGAACTCAAGCAGGCCAAGGCCCGCATCACCACCTCCGCTCCCAGTTAATCATGGACCTCTACCAGTTCCTCACCCCGCCGGCCGATACCGCCCGCCGCAAAGGCCCCCACGACCGCATCGTCATGTCCAGCCGCATCCGCCTCGCGCGCAATATCAAAGACGCCGCGTTCCCTGGCTGGGCTAAAAAGCCCGAACGTGTCCGCGTCCTGGAACTCATCCGCCCGGCCATCGAAGGTCTGCCCGAAATGAAAGATTCCTTCTCGGAGGCCATGGATACCTTGACCACACTGGAAAAGAATATCCTGGTCGAACGCCACCTCATTAGCCGCGAGCACGCTGCCAAAAGCGCCGGCAGCGGCATCGTCCTCAATCACGACGAAACCCTCTGCGTCATGATTAATGAAGAGGACCACCTCCGCATGCAGTCCCTCCGCCATGGACTCCAGCTTCGCCAGGCCTGGGCCGCCATCGACCAGGCAGATTCCGCCCTCGAAAAAAAACTCGAATTCGCCTTCAGCCCCGAGCTGGGCTACCTCACCGCTTGCCCAACCAATATCGGCACCGGCATCCGCGTCAGCGCCATGCTCCACCTCCCGGGCCTGGTCCTGGCCGAACAGATCAACCCCATCATCCAGTCGGTCAATAAACTCGGCCTGGCCGTCCGCGGCCTTTATGGCGAGGGTACCGAAGCCCTGGGCAATGTCTTCCAAGTGTCCAATCAGATGACGCTCGGCGAGTCCGAATCCG
Encoded proteins:
- the gmd gene encoding GDP-mannose 4,6-dehydratase, with product MAKKALITGITGQDGSYLAELLLGKGYEVHGIIRRASTFNTGRLEPIYQDPHSGRSRLFLHYGDLSDASGVARLIGKIQPEEVYNLAAQSHVRVSFDSPEYTSDITATGTVRLLEAIRETGIRPRFYQASSSEMFGMAREVPQTEKTAFYPRSPYGCAKLFSYWITVNYRESYGLHANNGILFNHESPRRGETFVTRKITRAVAHIKAGLEKKLFLGNLDAKRDWGYAKEYVEAMWLMLQKDKGDDYVIATNETHSVREFLEVAFGHAGLNWEEHVDIDPRYYRPAEVDLLIGDYSKAKRELGWAPKTRFADLARLMVDADIELLKRHRAGQIKVSS
- the ndhC gene encoding NADH-quinone oxidoreductase subunit A, whose product is MEQSQLLQYLPVLMLGVLAVLFSAGMLVGSVILGKKGKRPPIKDTPYECGMLPVGPGNTRLSIRFYLVAMLFILFDIEVVFLYPWAVIYKQMLTENPGVILGSMLSFLGILFVGYLYALKKGAFDWKH
- a CDS encoding protein arginine kinase, whose translation is MDLYQFLTPPADTARRKGPHDRIVMSSRIRLARNIKDAAFPGWAKKPERVRVLELIRPAIEGLPEMKDSFSEAMDTLTTLEKNILVERHLISREHAAKSAGSGIVLNHDETLCVMINEEDHLRMQSLRHGLQLRQAWAAIDQADSALEKKLEFAFSPELGYLTACPTNIGTGIRVSAMLHLPGLVLAEQINPIIQSVNKLGLAVRGLYGEGTEALGNVFQVSNQMTLGESESAIVERLEKVLAQIIEHEENARATLLEKKPKVVFNHIGRAYGILANAHSISSKETMNLLSLMRLGVDLGLFPGMDRSLVDELFILTQPAHLQKQHSEKLSAEERDLLRADMVRERLKPISRPVARPPAPPGGGLDKQ
- the ilvE gene encoding branched-chain-amino-acid transaminase — translated: MKIFIDGKYFNEADARVSVFDHGLLYGDGVFEGIRAYNGRVFQLNEHIDRLFASAKAILLGIPMSHAALMQAVIETCRRNKLRDGYIRLVVTRGCGTLGLNPNRCKNPSVIIIAGKIQLYPPELYEKGMAIVTVPTVRNLHSALNPAIKSLNYLNNILAKIEANNAGCEEALLLNAEGFVAECTADNIFIIKNGALLTPPLSAGALYGITRRIVLDIAEQSGLKIGEPNLTRYDLFNADECFLTGTGAEVLPIVKIDGRPIGPGKPGPITARLVAQYHALTKVSGEPIYE
- a CDS encoding UvrB/UvrC motif-containing protein, with amino-acid sequence MLCCICKEKEAKVHLTQIAEGKMQKVDLCEECAKTKGVNDPTGFSLADLLLGLGAAQEIEQAAGGAELKCPRCGFTQADFKKAGRLGCPECYKTFAEPLEALLKSMHKGTRHTGKIPESFRHTRDLSDRVRLLEKRLNKAIQDEDFEEAAILRDELKQAKARITTSAPS